The sequence CGAAAATAAGCAACCAGTGCGGAAGTTTCGGGGACAGGTAGTACAAACGATGGTGTTGCCAACGCCTGCGGGTGAACCCGTCCCCAAGCGGTACCGGGGTCAGGTCGTGCCAACCACGCCCGCATCTCAAACGCCTGAGACTGAACCGGCACCCAAGATGTACCGGGGACAGGTGGTGCGCCCCTGCGGTTGCAAGGCGTAGCCCCGTTCTGGGTTTTTCGGTTGTCCCATAGACCAATTAAAGTGGTCTAGCAGGCTGTTAACACAACCATCATCCCACCAGTCAAGCTTAAGCCGCCTTGTAGTAATCCGGTTCGTTGCCCGGCTTCCACTTGATATTGCAACCGAGGCTTGCCTTTTGGTCTGGGGACACCGGTTGACCGCTCAACACCGCATCAATGGCGGCCCGCAGGTCCTTCCCCGTCACAGGCAAATCGTTTCCAGGGCGGCTGTCATCAAATTGCCCGCGGTAAACCAGTTTCCGCTCCCGGTCAAACAGGTAGAAATCGGGGGTGCAGGCGGCGCGATAGGCTTTGGCCACTTCCTGGGTTTCGTCGTAGCAAAAGGGAAATGTAAATCCTAGCTCCTGCGCCATTTCCTTCAGAGATTCGGGGCGGTCGTCGGGGTATTTCTCCGCATCGTTGGAGCTAATGGCCACAATGCCAATATCTTTGTCTTTGTAATCCTGACCCAATTTCGCCAGTTCGTTTTGAATGTGTTTGACGTAGGGACAGTGGCGGCAAATAAACATCACCAGCAGGGCGGTTTTGTCAGCAAACGTGCTCAAGCTAATCGTCTTACCGGTCACCACATCGGGCAGAGCAAAATCCGGCGCCGGTGTTCCCAAATCCAACATTGTGGAAGGCGTGCGAGCCATCGTCCAACCTCCTAAACCCGTCGCTTCGCTTTCATTATGCCGGTTCGGGGGACGGGACGCCAGGACGTTGCAAGGGAAACCCCAGTTGCTCCCGCTGTTGCAAGTACAGTTGGGCCACTTGTCGCGCCAGATGGCGAATCCGCGCAATGTAACGGGTGCGCTCAGTCACAGCCATCACGCCCCGCGCCTCCAACAAGTTAAAGGTGTGGGAGCATTTCAACACGTAGTCCAGCGTGGGAGTCACCAGGTTTTGGGCTAGCAGTTGCTGGGCCTCTTTCTCGTACAGAGTAAAGAGTTGAAACAGAATTTGCGGGTCGGCGGCCTGGAAATTGTAAGTGCACTGCTCTACTTCGCTGTGGCGGTAAAGGTCCCCGTAGGTTACCTGGTCATTCCAGCGAATGTCCCAAATCGTGTCCACATTTTGCAAGTACATAGCGAGGCGCTCTAACCCGTAGGTGATCTCCACCGAAACCGGTTGGCAATCAATACTGCCGCACTGCTGGAAGTAGGTGAACTGGGTAATTTCCATACCGTCGAGCCAGACCTCCCAGCCGACCCCCCAGGCCCCAAGGGTGGGGGATTCCCAGTTGTCCTCCACAAAGCGGATGTCGTGTTCTTCGGGGGGAATACCCAACGCCCGCAATGACGCCAAGTACATGTCCTGAATGTCAGCGGGTGAGGGCTTGATGAGCACCTGGTACTGGAAATAGTGCTGCAACCGGTTGGGGTTTTCACCATAGCGGCCATCGCCCGGTCGCCGGCAAGGTTCCGCGTAAGCCACCGCCCAAGGTTCCGGCCCCAAGGCCCGCAAAAAGGTGTGGGGACTCATAGTGGCGGCACCCTTTTCCAGGTCGTAGGGCTGGACGATCAAACACCCCTGTTGGCCCCAAAATTGGTGCAGCGCTGCAATCAAGTCCTGAAAATTCACCGGCTGTGCCCTCCCCATCTTGTGTCTATACTGAAGGGTTGTGGGTTCCCCTGGCAAGATGACCCGCCCGAAATTAGTCGTTCTCGACGACGACCCCACCGGTTCCCAAACCGTTCACAGTTGCCTGTTGCTGCTGCGCTGGGACCCCACAACCCTGCAAACTGCCTGGACGGATGCGTCGCCCCTGTTTTTTATCCTGGGGAATACCCGCGCCCGCCCGCCGGAGATGGCCGCCCAAGTCACCCGCGAGATTTGCCGGAGTTTGCGCCAGGTGACGGGGGAAAACCTTTTGGACCATGCCCTGGTGATCAGCCGGTCCGATTCCACGCTGCGGGGGCATTACCCCTTGGAAGTGGATGTCCTGAACGAAGAACTGGGGCCGTTTGACGGGCATTTGCTGATTCCGGCGTTTATTGAAGGGGGGCGCATCACCCGCGACAGCGTGCATTACCTGCTGGTGAATGGGCAACCGGTGCCCGTGAATCAAACAGAGTTTGCCAAGGACTCGGTGTTTGGCTACCCGTCGGCCTATCTCCCCGCCTACGTGGAGTACAAAACGGGAGGACGTATCCGGCAAGACCAGGTGGTGCGCGTGACGCTCGCACACATTCGCTCCGGTGCTCTGGATGAATTGCTCCTGGGATTGCAGCACAACGCCTGCGCGGTCGTGGACGCCGAAACACTGGCGGATTTGCAGCAAGTTGCTCAAGCGCTCTATCGTGCCCATGCGCAAGGCAAACGGTTGTTGTTGCGCGCAGCCGCTGGGATTGTCAGCGCCCTGGCCCAGTTGCCGCCTCAACCGGTAGCGCCCGAGGCCATGTCCACCTACGTGCAGGGGAAATTACCTGGTGTGGTGGTCGTCGGGTCCCACGTGCGGCTTTCGACGCAACAAGTGGAACATCTGTTGCAACAGTCAGGGGTCCAGGGGATGGAACTGCCGATTCAAGCGTTGTGTACCGGACAAACGCCCCAGCAAGTGGTGGCACAGGTGATGCCGGCAGTGACCCAGGCGTTGCACCAGGGCTTAATTCCAGTGGTTTACACCCCCCGCCAGGAACTCACCTTCCCCGACCAAGCGACGCGCTTGCAGTTTGGGGCGCAGGTGGCTCAAACGACCGCCCTGCTGGTGCAGCAGTTGCCCCCGGAGATTGGCTTTCTCGTGAGCAAGGGGGGCATTACGTCCAACGAAATCCTGAGTCACGGCTTGGAACTCACCGCCGTGCGGCTGCTTGGTCAAATTCTCCCCGGCATCAACGTCATCCGTACTCCGGCGAACCACCCGCGTTTTCCCCACCTTCCAGTAGTGATTGTCCCTGGGAATGTGGGCGGTCCCGACGCCCTGAGCACCATTGTCCAGCGGCTAGCCCCCCGGCAATCCTAGACCCTCCGTGATTTCGTCCATCTTGCGCTTCAT is a genomic window of Gloeomargarita sp. SKYB120 containing:
- a CDS encoding thioredoxin family protein; translated protein: MARTPSTMLDLGTPAPDFALPDVVTGKTISLSTFADKTALLVMFICRHCPYVKHIQNELAKLGQDYKDKDIGIVAISSNDAEKYPDDRPESLKEMAQELGFTFPFCYDETQEVAKAYRAACTPDFYLFDRERKLVYRGQFDDSRPGNDLPVTGKDLRAAIDAVLSGQPVSPDQKASLGCNIKWKPGNEPDYYKAA
- the glyQ gene encoding glycine--tRNA ligase subunit alpha; its protein translation is MGRAQPVNFQDLIAALHQFWGQQGCLIVQPYDLEKGAATMSPHTFLRALGPEPWAVAYAEPCRRPGDGRYGENPNRLQHYFQYQVLIKPSPADIQDMYLASLRALGIPPEEHDIRFVEDNWESPTLGAWGVGWEVWLDGMEITQFTYFQQCGSIDCQPVSVEITYGLERLAMYLQNVDTIWDIRWNDQVTYGDLYRHSEVEQCTYNFQAADPQILFQLFTLYEKEAQQLLAQNLVTPTLDYVLKCSHTFNLLEARGVMAVTERTRYIARIRHLARQVAQLYLQQREQLGFPLQRPGVPSPEPA